TCTGTGTGCTGGCGTAACCTTCTGAGGCCTTTATGCAACCTTTGCTGCAACTGACAGGCATTGATAAAGCCTTTCCCGGCGTAAAAGCACTTTCCGGCGCGGCGCTCAGCGTTTATCCGGGACGTGTAATGGCGCTGGTGGGAGAAAACGGCGCGGGCAAGTCCACCATGATGAAAGTGCTGACCGGCATCTATCAGAAAGATGCCGGCTCAGTGCATTTTCTTGGCAAGGAAGCGGTTTTCAGTGGCCCTAAAGCCTCTCAGGAAGCCGGGATTGGTATCATTCATCAGGAATTGAACCTGATCCCCCAACTGACGATTGCTGAAAATATCTTCCTGGGCCGTGAGTTTGTGAACGGTTTTGGCCGCATCAACTGGAAAAAGATGTATGCCGAGGCCGATAAACTGCTGGCGCGCCTGAATCTGCGTTACAAAAGTGACCGGCTGGTAGGCGATTTATCCATCGGCGACCAGCAGATGGTCGAAATTGCCAAAGTGCTGAGCTTTGAATCCAAAGTCATCATTATGGATGAACCGACGGATGCCCTGACCGATACCGAAACCGCTTCTTTATTTAACGTGATCCGGGAACTGAAAGCCGCCGGTTGCGGTGTGGTGTATATCTCCCATCGCATGAAAGAAATTTTCGAAATCTGCGACGACGTGACGGTGTTCCGTGACGGGCAGTTCATCGCAGAGCGGCCGGTCAGTTCGCTTGAAGAAGACACGCTGATTGAAATGATGGTGGGCCGTCGCCTCGAAGAGCAATACCCGCGCATTAATCATGAACGCGGTGCGCTGCGTTTGCAGGTACGCGATGTCAGCGGGCCGGGCGTGGATAACGTCAGCTTTGATCTGTACAGCGGCGAAATTCTGGGGATTTCCGGTCTGATGGGCGCAGGCCGTACCGAACTGATGAAAATTCTCTACGGAGCCTTACCGCGTAAAAGTGGTTATGTGGCGCTTGATGGTCGCGAAGTGGTGACACACTCACCGCAGGACGGGCTGGCAAACGGCATTGTTTATATCTCTGAAGACCGCAAGCGCGATGGCTTAGTTCTGGGCATGTCAGTGAAAGAAAACATGTCGCTGACGGCGCTGCGTTATTTCAGCCACGCTGGCGGACGTCTTAAACATGCGGAAGAACAGCAGGCTGTCGGCGATTTCATCCGCCTCTTCAATATCAAAACGCCGTCGATGATGCAGACCATCGGCCTGCTTTCCGGCGGTAATCAGCAAAAAGTGGCAATTGCCCGTGGATTAATGACGCGGCCGAAAGTCCTGATCCTCGATGAACCGACGCGCGGCGTTGACGTTGGTGCCAAGAAAGAGATTTACCAGCTTATAAACCAGTTCAAGCGCGAAGGGCTGAGTATCATTTTGGTTTCCTCAGAAATGCCGGAAGTGATCGGTATGAGTGACCGGGTTTTGGTGATGCATGAAGGCCATTTAAGCGGTGAATTCCCGATAGAACAGGCTACGCAGGAAGTGTTGATGGCTGCCGCTGTCGGCAAGCAATACGGCGTGACGCAGGAGTAATCAGATATGAGTTCTCAGACATTGCCAGCCAAAAAGCGCTGGATCAGTAAAGAGTGGTTGTTGGAGCAAAAGTCTCTGATTGCGCTGCTGGTGTTGATTGCCGTGGTCTCTTCCATGAGCCCGAATTTCTTTACGGTCAATAACCTGTTTAACATCCTTCAGCAAACGTCCGTTAACGCCATTATGGCCGTCGGCATGACACTGGTGATCCTGACGTCCGGGATCGATTTATCCGTCGGCTCTTTGCTGGCGCTGACCGGCGCCGTTGCCGCCTCGATTGTCGGGCTGGAAGTGAATGCGTTTGTTGCCGTTGGCGCCGCGCTGGCGTTAGGTGCGGCTGTGGGTGGCGTCACCGGAATGATTGTGGCCAAAGGGAAAGTCCAGGCGTTTATCGCTACGCTGGTCATGATGTTGCTGCTGCGTGGTATTACGATGGTGTACACCAACGGCAGCCCGATCAGTACCGGCTTTAATGATGTCGCTGATGTTTTTGGCTGGTTTGGTATCGGTCGCCCGCTGGGTATCCCGACACCCGTCTGGCTGATGGCTGTGGTGTTTATTGCGGCATGGTACATGCTGCATCACACCCGGCTGGGGCGTTATATCTACGCGCTGGGCGGTAACGAATCCGCTACGCGTCTGTCAGGTATCAGCGTCGATAAAGTCAAAATTATCGTCTACTCCCTGTGTGGTTTGTTAGCCGCTCTGGCCAGTATCATCGAAGTGGCGCGCTTATCTTCTGCGCAGCCCAACGCAGGTACGGGTTATGAGCTGGATGCGATTGCCGCAGTGGTATTAGGGGGAACCAGCCTGTCCGGGGGTAAAGGACGCATTGTTGGAACGCTGATCGGTGCATTGATCCTTGGCTTCCTGAATAACGGTTTGAACTTATTAGGTGTTTCTTCCTACTACCAGATGATCGTAAAAGCAGTTGTCATCCTGCTGGCGGTTCTGGTGGATAACAAAAGCAACAAATAAACTCTCCTACAGGACTTATGACCATGAATATGAAAAAACTGGCTGTCTGGGTTTCCGCCGCAGCGATCACCGCTTCTTTCAGTGCTAACGTTCTGGCGAAAGACACCATTGCGCTGGTCGTTTCCACGCTGAACAATCCGTTCTTCGTCTCCATGAAAGACGGCGCGCAAAAAGAAGCGGACAAACTGGGTTATAACCTGGTGGTTCTTGATTCTCAGAACAACCCGGCGAAAGAGCTGGCAAACGTACAGGACCTGACGGTTCGTGGCACCAAGCTGATGCTGATCAACCCGACGGATTCTGATGCGGTAGGCAATGCCGTTGCGATGGCAAACCAGGCGAAAATTCCGGTGATCACCCTTGACCGTCAGGCTACTAAGGGTGTTGTCGCCAGCCACGTCGCGTCTGATAACGCCTTCGGGGGGAAAATGGCCGGTGATTACATCGCCAAAAAACTGGGCGAAAACGCTAAAGTCATTGAACTCGAAGGTATCGCCGGGACGTCTGTTGCCCGTGAACGCGGTAAAGGTTTCGCTCAGGCCGCTGAAAAACACCATTTCCAGATCCTCGCCAGCCAGCCTGCTGACTTCGACCGCACCAAGGGCCTGAACGTCATGCAGAATCTGCTGACTGCGCATCAGGACGTGCAGGCCGTGTTCGCTCAGAATGACGAAATGGCGCTCGGTGCATTGCGCGCCCTGCAGACTGCCGGTAAAACGGATGTGCTGGTCGTTGGCTTTGATGGCACCGACGACGGTATCAAAGCCGTTAACAGCGGCAAAATGGGCGCGACTGTGGCACAGCGTCCTGAACAAATCGGTGTGATCGGCGTTCAGACTGCAGATAAAGTACTCAAAGGCGAGAAAGTGCCGGCTGTTATCCCTGTTGATTTGAAACTGGTTGCTCAGCCGTAATACTCTTTTTATCGATGCTGTAACTGCGCCTCCTGATGGAGGCGCTATTTGACTCAGGGATCTCCACATGAAAACCGGCAAACTGGTGGTACTCGGCAGTATCAACGCTGACCACATTCTGAATATCAACCACTTCCCGCAACCGGGCGAAACGGTTATCGGTAAGCAATACACCGTAGCCTTTGGCGGTAAAGGGGCGAATCAGGCTGTTGCAGCCGGTCGCAGTGGCGCTGATATTTCTTTTATTGCCTGTGTGGGAGATGACGATATTGGCGAGCGAGTTCGCAAACAGCTGGCCAGTGACCATATTGATACGCACCCCATCGAAGCCATTAAAGACACCACCACTGGCGTAGCGCTGATTTTCGTGAATGCGGAAGGTGAGAATGTTATTGGCATAGATGCGGGGGCAAATAAAGCTGTTACACCTGAATATCTTGATCGCTATAAACAGCAGGTCATTGGTGCTTCTGCTTTATTAATGCAACTTGAATCTCCGCTTGAAACGGTGATCGCGGCATCGAAGATCGCTAAAGACAACGGTACGCAGGTGATCCTTAATCCGGCTCCGGCCTGTGAATTGCCCGATGAATTGCTGGCACGGGTGGATATAATCACCCCGAACGAAACTGAAGCTGAAAAGCTGACGGGAATTAAAGTCGACAGTAATGAAGATGCCGCTCGCGCCGCAAACGCTTTGCATGACAAAGGCATCACGACTGTCATCATTACGCTGGGCAGTAAAGGCGTCTGGCTCAGCCAGAACGGAGAAGGAAAGTTAGTGGCGGGGTTCCGTGTAAAAGCCGTCGATACGATAGCAGCAGGTGATACCTTTAACGGCGCGTTAGTCACAGCCCTGCTGGAAGGCAAACCGATGGACAGCGCAGTACGATTCGCACACGCCGCCGCAGCGATTGCCGTGACGCGTCCTGGCGCACAACCTTCCGTCCCGTGGCGCAAAGAAATAGACGATTTCCTCGCACAACAGGAGGCCTGATTGGCCACCATGAAAGATGTCGCCCGCCTCGCGGGCGTTTCAACCTCTACCGTTTCCCATGTGATCAACAAGAATCGTTTTGTCAGTGAATCCATCGCTGAGAAAGTGAATGCTGCCGTTGAACAACTCAATTACGCGCCTTCCGCCTTGGCCCGCAGCCTTAAGCTGAACCAGACACGCACCCTCGGCATGTTACTGACCGCCAGCAGTAACCCTTTCTATTCGGAAGTGGTGCGTGGGGTGGAGCGTAGTTGTTATGAACGCGGCTACAGCCTCATTTTATGTAATACCGATAATGACGCCGAACGTATGAATCGCAGCCTGGAAACGCTGTTGCAAAAGCGGGTCGACGGACTGCTGATCATGTGCACCGAAAACCACCGACCCTCGAAAGACGTTATCAGCCGTTATCCGTCACTGCCGATTGTGATGATGGACTGGTCACCGTTTGATGGCGCTATAGATATTATTCAGGATAACGCACTGCTGGGCGGCGAAATGGCGACGGAGTTTTTAATCCGTCAGGGATATCATCGCATCGCCTGCATTACCGGCCCGCTGGATAAAAACACCGCACAGGAACGGCTGAGTGGATATCGTCAGGCCATGGAAAAAGCCGGTTTGAAGATTTTACCTGGTTATGAGGTGTGTAGTGATTTTGAATTTGAAGGCGGATTAGCCGCAATGCAGCAGTTGCTGGCGCTGCCCGAACCGCCGCATGCGGTTTTCGCCAGTAACGATGCGATGGCTGTTGGCGTATATCAGGCACTTTATCAGCGTGGATTGCGTGTTCCCGATGATGTAGCCGTGATGGGGTACGATGATATCCAGCTGGCGCAATATATGATGCCGCCGCTGACAACAATCCATCAGCCTAAAGACTCACTGGGAGAACTGGCGGTTGATGCATTACTGCATCGGTTGCAAGACCCGGCTTCAGAGCCTCAGATTTTAGTGCTCACCCCAGAGCTGGTAGTCCGTCAGTCTGTGGGATCATTCATCAGCAAGTAACAGGCTCTGGCATTCCAGAAGTGCGGCATTGGCATCACCGGCCAGAATGGCATCCGTCAGCCGCTGGTGATGTTCCAGTTTAATCACTTCATTGCCTGTAATTGCCCGAAAATAGCTCTGATACACTGAACTGAATAAATTCGCAAAAGAGGTCAGAAAAGGATTTTTCCCCGCTTCATAGATTAGCTGGTGAAACTGCGTATCTACCGTTATCCAGTGTTCCCGATCAAAGCTGTTATGCAACTGGCGCATTTCATACATATATAGAGAGAGCTGATGCTTTTGCTCTTTACTGGCAGCGAGTGCGGCTAACGCACAAGCCTGAGGTTCGAGTGCTTTGCGTAAAACAATAAAATGCGCCATCACCTGATCGAAGTTTTCACGGGTCATCCACCAGGTCAGTAATTCCTGATCGAGAAAGTTCCAGCTTGATTGTGGCATTACCCGGGTACCAATACGCGGACGGGGTAAAAGCATTCCCTTAGCCGCCAGCGTTTTTACTGCTTCACGTACGGCCGTCCGGCTGACACCAAAAATCTCTCCTAACTCATTCTCGCCAGGAAGAATAGCCCCTTCCGGATACTCCCCAGACAAAACGCGTTGTGCAATTTTCTCCGCCAGCAGGTAAGAAAGGTTACGTTGAGCCGCCTGTTGATGTGCATTAAGTAGCATGTAAGGTATTCCTGAATGTCTTTCTCTTAATTATGACGGAGAGTCTACTCCAGCCTCTGGCTTGAAACTGGTGTGTTTTTAGCGAAAAACGACCGGTATTTGTCCATTTTGGACGAAATTGACGGATTAATGAACAGTTGGTAAAAAAAAGTGAAATTAGGGGTTGCGGCCTTCTGAGAACTCCCTATAATGCGCCTCCACTGA
This genomic interval from Rahnella aceris contains the following:
- the rbsA gene encoding ribose ABC transporter ATP-binding protein RbsA, with protein sequence MQPLLQLTGIDKAFPGVKALSGAALSVYPGRVMALVGENGAGKSTMMKVLTGIYQKDAGSVHFLGKEAVFSGPKASQEAGIGIIHQELNLIPQLTIAENIFLGREFVNGFGRINWKKMYAEADKLLARLNLRYKSDRLVGDLSIGDQQMVEIAKVLSFESKVIIMDEPTDALTDTETASLFNVIRELKAAGCGVVYISHRMKEIFEICDDVTVFRDGQFIAERPVSSLEEDTLIEMMVGRRLEEQYPRINHERGALRLQVRDVSGPGVDNVSFDLYSGEILGISGLMGAGRTELMKILYGALPRKSGYVALDGREVVTHSPQDGLANGIVYISEDRKRDGLVLGMSVKENMSLTALRYFSHAGGRLKHAEEQQAVGDFIRLFNIKTPSMMQTIGLLSGGNQQKVAIARGLMTRPKVLILDEPTRGVDVGAKKEIYQLINQFKREGLSIILVSSEMPEVIGMSDRVLVMHEGHLSGEFPIEQATQEVLMAAAVGKQYGVTQE
- the rbsC gene encoding ribose ABC transporter permease, whose protein sequence is MSSQTLPAKKRWISKEWLLEQKSLIALLVLIAVVSSMSPNFFTVNNLFNILQQTSVNAIMAVGMTLVILTSGIDLSVGSLLALTGAVAASIVGLEVNAFVAVGAALALGAAVGGVTGMIVAKGKVQAFIATLVMMLLLRGITMVYTNGSPISTGFNDVADVFGWFGIGRPLGIPTPVWLMAVVFIAAWYMLHHTRLGRYIYALGGNESATRLSGISVDKVKIIVYSLCGLLAALASIIEVARLSSAQPNAGTGYELDAIAAVVLGGTSLSGGKGRIVGTLIGALILGFLNNGLNLLGVSSYYQMIVKAVVILLAVLVDNKSNK
- the rbsB gene encoding ribose ABC transporter substrate-binding protein RbsB; translation: MNMKKLAVWVSAAAITASFSANVLAKDTIALVVSTLNNPFFVSMKDGAQKEADKLGYNLVVLDSQNNPAKELANVQDLTVRGTKLMLINPTDSDAVGNAVAMANQAKIPVITLDRQATKGVVASHVASDNAFGGKMAGDYIAKKLGENAKVIELEGIAGTSVARERGKGFAQAAEKHHFQILASQPADFDRTKGLNVMQNLLTAHQDVQAVFAQNDEMALGALRALQTAGKTDVLVVGFDGTDDGIKAVNSGKMGATVAQRPEQIGVIGVQTADKVLKGEKVPAVIPVDLKLVAQP
- the rbsK gene encoding ribokinase produces the protein MKTGKLVVLGSINADHILNINHFPQPGETVIGKQYTVAFGGKGANQAVAAGRSGADISFIACVGDDDIGERVRKQLASDHIDTHPIEAIKDTTTGVALIFVNAEGENVIGIDAGANKAVTPEYLDRYKQQVIGASALLMQLESPLETVIAASKIAKDNGTQVILNPAPACELPDELLARVDIITPNETEAEKLTGIKVDSNEDAARAANALHDKGITTVIITLGSKGVWLSQNGEGKLVAGFRVKAVDTIAAGDTFNGALVTALLEGKPMDSAVRFAHAAAAIAVTRPGAQPSVPWRKEIDDFLAQQEA
- the rbsR gene encoding ribose operon transcriptional repressor RbsR, with protein sequence MATMKDVARLAGVSTSTVSHVINKNRFVSESIAEKVNAAVEQLNYAPSALARSLKLNQTRTLGMLLTASSNPFYSEVVRGVERSCYERGYSLILCNTDNDAERMNRSLETLLQKRVDGLLIMCTENHRPSKDVISRYPSLPIVMMDWSPFDGAIDIIQDNALLGGEMATEFLIRQGYHRIACITGPLDKNTAQERLSGYRQAMEKAGLKILPGYEVCSDFEFEGGLAAMQQLLALPEPPHAVFASNDAMAVGVYQALYQRGLRVPDDVAVMGYDDIQLAQYMMPPLTTIHQPKDSLGELAVDALLHRLQDPASEPQILVLTPELVVRQSVGSFISK
- a CDS encoding FadR/GntR family transcriptional regulator — its product is MLLNAHQQAAQRNLSYLLAEKIAQRVLSGEYPEGAILPGENELGEIFGVSRTAVREAVKTLAAKGMLLPRPRIGTRVMPQSSWNFLDQELLTWWMTRENFDQVMAHFIVLRKALEPQACALAALAASKEQKHQLSLYMYEMRQLHNSFDREHWITVDTQFHQLIYEAGKNPFLTSFANLFSSVYQSYFRAITGNEVIKLEHHQRLTDAILAGDANAALLECQSLLLADE